One window of the Salvia splendens isolate huo1 chromosome 1, SspV2, whole genome shotgun sequence genome contains the following:
- the LOC121754562 gene encoding probable pectin methyltransferase QUA2 translates to MSRPLYRGVLSGGERFSGNSNDYWDDSQKKDKLEKEDLNRNQPNEDDATHLSLKNPFRFLFTKSPHSLGDHGFVSDPFSPGVVRSSQKVILSLLKFSLVVIVILALTGSYWWSLSIASTSRGQVFHGYRRLQEQLVSDMYEIGEISLSSSRFRELEYCSQESENYVLCFNVSENLALGFSGGEEYDRHCVHGSKQNCLVLPPVNYRIPLRWPAGKDIIWFANVNITAQEVLSSGSLTKRMMMLDEDQISFRSVSSTFDVEDYSHQIAEIIGLRNESSFIQAGVRTILDIECGYGSLGARLSSYQLLTMCLANYEASGSQVQLTLERGLPAMIGSFTSKQLPYPSISFDMIHCARCRVDWDTKDGIYLLEVDRLLRPGGYFVWTDPIINSQRSLRNKANLKKWDTVRLAAENLCWDMLPQQEETVVWKKTSKKNCYSKRKSGSFSLCSKGHDIETPYYRPLPSCIGGTQNRRWLPIEERRKWPSQAALTSAELGRYGYSAEEFAEDSGNCKSAVQDFWSLLSPLIFSDHPKRPGDEDPSPPYNMLRNVLDMNAHLGGFNAALLETKKSVWVMNVVPTSGRNSLPLIVDRGFTGLLHNWCEPFPSYPRTYDLVHAEGLLSLEFSEQPKCQLIDIFAEIDRLLRPEGWLILRDSTPLIEFARSLTTHLKWDARVVEIESNSSERLLICQKPFLKRQAS, encoded by the exons ATGTCGAGGCCGCTTTACCGCGGTGTTTTGAGTGGCGGTGAGCGATTCTCGGGGAATAGTAATGATTACTGGGATGATTCTCAGAAGAAAGATAAGTTGGAGAAGGAAGATTTGAATCGGAATCAGCCGAATGAAGATGACGCCACACATTTATCTTTGAAGAACCCTTTTCGGTTTCTTTTCACAAAGTCACCTCACAGTTTGGGTGACCACGGTTTTGTATCGGACCCCTTCAGTCCGGGGGTGGTTAGGAGTTCACAGAAAGTGATACTCTCCCTTCTCAAATTCAGTTTAGTAGTCATTGTGATTCTTGCTCTTACCGGTTCATACTGGTGGTCGCTCTCTATAGCCTCAACGTCGAGAGGGCAAGTGTTCCATGGATATAGGCGACTTCAGGAGCAGCTCGTCTCTGATATGTATGAAATTGGGGAGATTTCTCTTAGTTCGTCGAGGTTCAGGGAGTTAGAGTACTGTTCTCAGGAGTCGGAGAATTATGTTCTGTGCTTTAATGTTTCGGAGAATCTTGCTTTGGGGTTTTCTGGGGGCGAAGAGTATGACCGCCACTGTGTGCATGGGTCGAAGCAGAACTGCTTGGTTCTTCCACCTGTGAACTATAGGATTCCTTTACGGTGGCCTGCTGGAAAAGATATAATCTGGTTTGCGAATGTTAATATTACAGCGCAGGAGGTCCTGTCTTCTGGTAGTTTGACTAAGAG GATGATGATGTTGGACGAAGACCAGATTTCATTTCGTTCGGTGTCTTCTACCTTTGATGTTGAAGATTATTCTCACCAAATTGCAGAAATTATTGGGCTGAGAAACGAGTCCTCGTTTATACAAGCCGGA GTTAGAACCATCCTGGACATAGAATGTGGTTATGGTAGTCTTGGGGCACGTTTATCTTCGTACCAACTACTAACCATGTGTTTAGCAAACTATGAGGCATCAGGCAGTCAAGTCCAGCTAACCCTGGAAAGGGGTCTCCCTGCAATGATTGGTTCATTTACATCGAAGCAGCTCCCATATCCATCTATATCATTTGACATGATTCATTGTGCCAGATGTCGAGTTGATTGGGACACAAAAG ATGGCATATATTTGCTTGAAGTTGATCGGTTGTTGCGCCCCGGTGGATATTTTGTGTGGACTGATCCCATTATAAACTCTCAGCGTTCCTTGCGCAACAAAGCCAACTTGAAAAAATGGGATACGGTGCGCCTGGCAGCAGAAAATCTCTGCTGGGATATGCTCCCACAGCAAGAAGAAACTGTCGTGTGGAAGAAGACTAGTAAGAAGAATTGTTATTCCAAAAG GAAAAGTGGTTCATTTTCTCTCTGTAGCAAGGGCCATGATATCGAGACCCCATATTATCGACCGCTCCCATCATGCATTGGAGGGACTCAAAACCGCCGCTGGCTTCCTATTGAAGAAAGGAGAAAATGGCCTTCACAGGCGGCATTGACCTCAGCTGAACTCGGACGTTATG GCTATAGCGCAGAAGAGTTTGCAGAGGATTCTGGAAATTGCAAATCCGCTGTCCAAGATTTTTGGTCTCTGCTTTCACCTCTCATATTCTCAGACCATCCAAAGAGGCCTGGCGACGAAGATCCTTCTCCGCCTTATAACATGCTGAGAAATGTGCTGGACATGAACGCTCATTTGGGAGGTTTCAACGCTGCCTTATTAGAGACAAAGAAATCGGTTTGGGTTATGAACGTTGTCCCTACAAGCGGTCGTAACAGCCTCCCTTTAATAGTTGACCGGGGCTTTACCGGCTTGCTGCATAACTG GTGTGAACCGTTTCCATCGTATCCAAGGACGTATGATCTAGTTCACGCGGAAGGACTTCTCTCTCTTGAATTTTCCGAGCAACCAAAATGCCAATTGATCGATATATTTGCTGAGATAGATCGTTTACTTCGTCCAGAG GGATGGTTGATTCTGAGGGACTCCACTCCTCTCATTGAGTTTGCAAGATCTCTGACAACGCATCTGAAATGGGATGCACGAGTCGTGGAGATCGAGAGCAACAGCAGCGAGAGGCTCCTAATCTGCCAGAAGCCATTCCTCAAGAGACAAGCCAGCTGA
- the LOC121801433 gene encoding protein WHAT'S THIS FACTOR 1 homolog, chloroplastic-like: protein MALFRFLSTTVFPSKPQYVLSSSAAFYSTSFLITKTPKKFRKKRKKKESPRTKSIQTQPNLIRHFENILHRDAHFRFLTKTKEFLSKQREQVLLLDDAGKLHQQLGFPRGRKVLKSILRHPLVFQTYRHSDGKMWFGFTDLMEDLLREEREIEAKSELHKVDVVRKLLMMSVNKRIPLSKIYHNRLLFGISEDFRDKIANYPNYFRVVVEDDGKRILELVNWDDSLAVSALEKEFMADEEKVKKAFRFPVKHGRKLELELEDERKLNLLNTLPLVSPYSDGSKLDLWTLEAEKYRVGIIHEFLSLTLEKRAYIHNVVEFKEEFSLTKHTYQMLLKQPRTFYLAGTQMNWCVFLKDGYGEDGELVDKDAQVAFNEKLYKYADMQESEMDCRTEQGCGV, encoded by the coding sequence ATGGCTCTTTTCCGCTTTCTCTCTACCACCGTATTCCCGTCGAAACCCCAATACGTtctctcctcctccgccgccttCTACTCCACCTCCTTCCTCATCACCAAAACCCCCAAAAAGTTCAGAAAAAAGCGCAAGAAGAAGGAAAGCCCTAGAACCAAATCGATTCAAACCCAGCCCAATCTCATCCGCCACTTCGAGAACATCCTCCACCGCGACGCTCATTTCCGATTCCTCACGAAAACCAAGGAATTCCTCTCCAAACAGCGCGAGCAAGTCCTCCTTCTCGACGACGCCGGAAAACTCCACCAGCAGCTAGGGTTTCCCCGCGGCCGGAAAGTCCTCAAATCCATCCTGCGCCACCCGCTCGTCTTCCAAACCTACCGCCACTCCGACGGCAAGATGTGGTTCGGATTCACCGATCTCATGGAAGATCTCCTCCGCGAGGAGCGCGAAATCGAAGCTAAATCGGAGCTTCATAAGGTAGATGTCGTGAGGAAATTGCTTATGATGTCAGTGAATAAACGAATCCCCTTGAGCAAAATCTACCACAATCGGTTATTGTTTGGGATTTCAGAGGATTTTAGGGATAAAATCGCTAATTACCCTAATTATTTCCGAGTAGTCGTTGAAGATGATGGCAAAAGGATTCTTGAGCTAGTGAATTGGGACGATTCGCTGGCTGTGAGCGCGTTGGAGAAGGAATTCATGGCTGATGAGGAGAAGGTGAAGAAGGCATTCAGATTCCCAGTGAAGCATGGCAGGAAGCTGGAGTTGGAGCTGGAGGATGAGAGGAAGTTGAATCTGTTGAACACGTTGCCTTTGGTTTCGCCCTATTCGGATGGGAGCAAGCTCGATTTGTGGACGTTGGAGGCGGAGAAGTACAGAGTGGGGATCATCCACGAGTTCTTGAGCTTGACTTTGGAGAAGAGGGCTTACATACACAATGTGGTGGAGTTTAAGGAGGAGTTCAGCCTCACGAAGCACACGTATCAGATGCTTCTCAAGCAACCCCGGACATTCTACCTCGCTGGCACACAGATGAATTGGTGCGTGTTTCTCAAGGATGGCTATGGCGAGGATGGAGAGCTCGTTGACAAGGACGCGCAGGTAGCATTTAACGAGAAGCTCTATAAGTACGCAGATATGCAGGAGTCCGAGATGGATTGCAGGACTGAGCAGGGGTGTGGAGTGTGA